The Alphaproteobacteria bacterium genome contains the following window.
CTGGCCGATGCCGAGGGCCAAAAGGAAATGGCGAAATATATCCCGGCCGGTGAATTCGGCAGGCCCGAAGATATTGCCTACGCCATGCTTTATCTGGCCTCGGACGAGGCCCGCTACGTCACCGGCCAGACCATCGTGGTCGACGGCGGCGTTACGCTGATGGCGCCCGAACGCGACGCCCAAGGATAAGGAGCCAATCCATGGCAAGGGTCCCCTACCTCACGAAATCCGATCTCTCGGCCGATGACCAGGACCTGCTGGCGCGCGATCTCAACATTTACCGGGCGCTCGCCAACAGCCCCGGCGGCGCGCGCAGCTTTGGCGGGCTGGGCCAATACATCCGCCACCAGAGCCCCCTCGATACACGCTTGCGCGAGCTCGCCATTCTGCAGGTCGGCTATCTCACCCGGTCGCCCTATGAATACAGCCACCATATCGAAATCGGCCGCGAATTCGGCGTCAGCGACGACGATTTGCGGGCCTTGGCCGAGGAAAGCGCCGGCCGCCAAAGCTCGCTCGAGCCGCTGGCCCGCACAGTGCTCAAGGCAGCCCGCGAGATGACAGAGAATTTCACCCTCTCGGACGGGACCTATGCAGCGCTGGAGCGCGACCTCGACAACGAATGCCTTACCGATCTGGTGCTGACCATCGCCTTCTACAACGGCGTCGTGCGCCTGCTGGCCAGCCTGCAGATCGATGTCGAGGACAAGTACCTCGGGTACCTGGAGGAGTTTCCCCTGCCCGCTAGCCCGCCGGCCGGGCGATCGGCACCGTGACATCGTCGTCGATGTCTTCGAATCCGATTTCCACTGCCATGCCCATGGCGATTTGGTCAGCCGCCACGTCTCGCAAGCGGCAATTCAGCCGCACGCCCTCGTCGAGGTCGATGATGCCTAGCAAGAGCGGTAACTGCTCCTCGAAAGAGGGGTGGAAGGCGTAGTGCGAGACCGTCCAGCTGTGGACCTTGCCGCGGCCCGAAGCCTCGACCCAGTCCGCCTCCATGGCGTGGCACTGGGGGCAGACAGGTCGCGGGTAGTGGCGTACGGCGCCGCACTTGCTGCAGGTCTGCAGCACCAGGCGGTGATCCTTCAGGGCCTCCCAAAAGGGTTTGCTGTCTTCGTTGGCGGGCGGCAGCAGGGGCTCGACCATGATCAGGCTCCCCGCATGATGGCGACCGAGCCGTCACCCATGTCGCCGTAGCCGGTGACCAGGCCGACTTCGGCATCGGCCACCTGGGC
Protein-coding sequences here:
- a CDS encoding Zn-ribbon domain-containing OB-fold protein — encoded protein: MVEPLLPPANEDSKPFWEALKDHRLVLQTCSKCGAVRHYPRPVCPQCHAMEADWVEASGRGKVHSWTVSHYAFHPSFEEQLPLLLGIIDLDEGVRLNCRLRDVAADQIAMGMAVEIGFEDIDDDVTVPIARPAG
- a CDS encoding carboxymuconolactone decarboxylase family protein, whose amino-acid sequence is MARVPYLTKSDLSADDQDLLARDLNIYRALANSPGGARSFGGLGQYIRHQSPLDTRLRELAILQVGYLTRSPYEYSHHIEIGREFGVSDDDLRALAEESAGRQSSLEPLARTVLKAAREMTENFTLSDGTYAALERDLDNECLTDLVLTIAFYNGVVRLLASLQIDVEDKYLGYLEEFPLPASPPAGRSAP